Proteins encoded together in one Dechloromonas sp. HYN0024 window:
- a CDS encoding type 1 glutamine amidotransferase, which yields MKPVAIFRHSPTEGPGYFAIFLEQHGIPWELIAIDEGAAVPAMADDFSGLCFMGGPMSVNDPLPWIAPVCTLIGDAVAKDVPVIGHCLGGQLMSKALGGQVTRNPVKEIGWSQGGGEDSAVAKTWLGPLAGQLGTIFQWHGETFSLPAGATRLLTNAYCANQMFVLGPHLGMQCHVEMTPEMIATWCEQWADEAIAVADLPSAQTPDAMLADIAEKLPTMRQLSEQLYSVWIKGLAR from the coding sequence ATGAAACCTGTCGCCATCTTTCGCCACTCTCCTACTGAAGGTCCCGGCTATTTTGCCATATTCCTTGAGCAGCACGGCATTCCATGGGAATTAATCGCCATCGACGAAGGGGCTGCCGTACCCGCTATGGCCGATGACTTTTCCGGCTTGTGTTTCATGGGAGGCCCGATGAGCGTCAACGATCCGCTGCCGTGGATCGCCCCGGTGTGCACCCTGATTGGCGATGCGGTCGCCAAGGATGTTCCGGTTATCGGGCACTGCCTGGGCGGCCAACTGATGAGCAAGGCCCTGGGTGGACAGGTCACCCGCAACCCGGTCAAGGAAATTGGCTGGAGCCAGGGCGGCGGTGAAGACAGCGCCGTTGCCAAAACCTGGCTGGGACCGTTGGCCGGTCAGCTAGGGACGATTTTCCAGTGGCATGGCGAAACCTTCAGCCTGCCGGCCGGCGCCACCCGCCTGCTGACCAATGCCTACTGCGCCAACCAGATGTTCGTTCTCGGTCCGCACCTCGGCATGCAATGCCATGTCGAGATGACGCCGGAAATGATCGCTACCTGGTGCGAACAATGGGCCGACGAAGCAATTGCCGTGGCCGACCTGCCCAGCGCCCAGACACCAGATGCCATGCTGGCCGACATTGCCGAAAAGCTGCCGACCATGCGTCAGCTGTCGGAACAGCTTTACTCGGTGTGGATCAAGGGACTGGCGCGTTAA
- a CDS encoding TIGR02281 family clan AA aspartic protease, giving the protein MATGFMAAGLSGTAKRHFTLLALCALVLPGTTTAQDVGLAGIMGSKAMLMINGGEPQSVPVGKTLDGVKVLSIQDDQVMVEIGGKKRPLRVGQHAVGVSGGDGSDKIVLTANVQGHFFTTGTVNGTSVRFMVDTGATSIALGPNDARRIGLDLRQGQRGMTSTANGTVVVTRIPLDTVTIAGVTLHNVEAVVLPTDMPIALLGMSFLNRMEMQRDGSTMTLKRRF; this is encoded by the coding sequence ATGGCGACAGGTTTCATGGCAGCAGGGTTGTCCGGGACGGCGAAGCGTCATTTTACGTTGCTTGCGCTGTGTGCGCTTGTCCTGCCCGGGACCACTACGGCGCAGGATGTCGGACTGGCCGGGATCATGGGCAGCAAGGCGATGCTCATGATCAACGGTGGCGAGCCGCAGTCCGTGCCGGTCGGCAAGACGCTGGATGGCGTCAAGGTGCTGTCGATTCAGGATGATCAGGTGATGGTCGAGATCGGCGGCAAGAAGCGTCCCCTGCGTGTCGGTCAGCATGCAGTGGGGGTTTCCGGCGGCGATGGCTCGGACAAGATTGTCCTGACCGCCAATGTCCAGGGACATTTTTTTACGACCGGGACGGTTAACGGTACATCGGTCCGTTTCATGGTCGATACCGGCGCTACGTCGATTGCCCTCGGGCCGAATGATGCCCGTCGGATCGGTCTTGACCTCCGGCAGGGACAGCGCGGCATGACCAGTACGGCGAACGGAACGGTCGTCGTGACGCGGATCCCTCTAGATACTGTGACGATTGCCGGCGTTACGTTGCACAATGTCGAAGCGGTGGTGTTGCCGACCGACATGCCGATTGCTCTTCTTGGCATGAGTTTCCTGAATCGCATGGAAATGCAGCGCGATGGCAGTACCATGACACTTAAAAGAAGATTCTAG